The DNA window ACAGGCGCACCACCACGTAGGTCAGGGTGATCTCCTCGATCTGGCCGTTCCAGTCCTTGACCTCGACGACGTCGTCGACCCGGATCGCGTCGGTGGCGGCGAGCTGGAGGCCGGCGAAGACATTGCCCAGGGTGGACTGCGCCGCCAGACCGGCGACGACGGAGACCAGACCGGCCGAGGCCAGCAGGGAGGTCATGGCGAAGCGGGCGGCCGGGAAAGTCATGACCATGCCGACGATCCCGCAGATGGTGACGATGACGACGGCGACGCGGCGCAGGATCTGGGTCTGGGTGGTCACCCGGTTGGCGCGTCCGGCGTCGCCGCCGGCCTGGGCCCCCTTGATGACCGTGGACGCGACGGCGTACAGGAAGCGGGCGACGAGCCAGGTAAAGGCGGCAATGGCGCTCAGGAGCAGCGTGTGGCTGACTATATCGGCCCACGTGGTGCTCGTGAGGTCGATGAGGGCGACCTGCGCCCCCAGGTAGGCGCCGATCAGGGCCCCCGTGGCGTATAGGGCGTTGCGGCAGAAGCGGGCGAGCTCGGCGCAGAAGACCTGGCGTCGCCCGACGAACCGCAGCGCCATAATGAGGACGAAGGCCACGACCACCCCCGCCGCAGCGCCTATACCCGCCCTCCAGGCCAGGGTGATCATATTGACGGTGGTCTCGGCGACAGCCTCGACGGTCTGCTGGACGGTGGTGGTGGGCCCGTCGGAGGGCTCGGGGGTCGTGCTCGACGTCGGTGTCGGGACCGGAGTCGGCGTTTCCTCGGTGGCGAGGCGGAGAACGGCGGTATGACGGGCGACGACGGGTGCGAGCACGGCGAGCAGCGCGGACATGGCCCCAGGGTAGGAGGAGGGGGCGCGATTCCCGGTCGGGGACTCGCCCGCCCGGCCCGTCATAAGAGTCACGGTCCCGCAGGGTTGTCATCTGGCTGAATTACTGCAGTCCCGCGGGGCCGCGGCCGACGGCGCCCCGGCCCCGCCGCGGCCCGAGGCCCCGTCCAGCCCCAGCAGGCACTGGACACCTCCTCGACCAGGTCCACCCGCGCCGCCCGCGCGGGGTCCGGCCCGGGATCCTGGCCGGGATCCGCGGCGGCGTCGCTCAGCCGGGCGTACTCGAAGCTCTCCTCGACGAGGGCGCTCAGGCGCTCGACGTGGCGGGCGGCCGTGGACATGTGCTCTCGCTGAACCGGGTCGAGGTCGGAGGCGGCGAGGCTGGTAGCCGCGCACCGCCGTCAGGGGCGTGCGCAGGTCGTGGGAGAGGTCGGCGACGAGCTCGCGGTAGCGGTGCTCGTGGCGGCGCAGCCGGGCGCCGGCCCGCTCGGCTGGCTCGATCGTGGCGTTGATCTGCACCACCAGCGCCTCCGCGCAGGCCGGGCGGCGCTCCCGTGGGGCCGCCGCGGTCGTCGAAGTGGTCGCCGCTCGCCTCGCGGACGACCGACCCGTCCCACTGTGCGCCGTGGGCGATTCGGGCGGTCGCCGCCCGCCTCACGGACGCCCTCCCCGGCCGGTCCGCGCGCGACGGTTGTCCAAATCTGCCACAAAGGCGCCCCGCGGCAGGATCGACGGCGGAGGAAAGCGCGGAATATCAACGTTTCTTCTCGCGCGCTTCGGTCTGATTCGGGCCTTTGTGGCAGATTTGGACACGTTCCCGCCCCGGATCACCACAGGAGCCCCGTGCGTCACACTGCGCCTGAGTTCCCGGAACAACAAACCCACACTATTGATGGCGACGACCTGGCGCCGTCGATCATCCGTTCATCGGCCTGCTGCGAGGCGTCCGGGCGGGCGTCGGACGATCCCGCCCACCACCGCAGCACGCCCACCGCAGCACGCCCGCCACAGCACGCCCGTCGTACCACGTCTCACAAAGCACGCTAGACATACCATGCCTGACGTAGTACGCTAGTCGTAGAGCAAACCACCGCAGCCCGTCCACCACGAAAGGAGTCCCCGAGTGATCAGCGCCGACGCCATCCGCGGCTACATCGACCTCATTGTGCTGACGCTCCTGCACGACCGTCCCTCATACGCCTACGCGCTCGCCAAGACGATCACCGAGATCTCGGCGGGCGAGTACGCGATCAAGCAGACCACCCTCTACTCCGCGCTCAAGCGCCTGGAGGCGGCGGGCCTGGCCACCTCCTACGCCCACACCTCGGAGTCCGGCAAGCCCCGCACCTACTACCGCCTCACCACCTCCGGCAGCGAGCATCTGACCGCCAAGCTCGCTGAGTGGGAGGACACCAAGACCCTCATCGACCGATTCATCGACCGATTCGCCCAAGGAGAGCACTGATGGACACCATCGACACCTTCCTCGACGCCATGTTCGCGCCCTACCCCTCCACGCCCCGCCTCCTGGAGGCCAAGGGCGAACTGCGCGCCATGATGGAGGACGCCTACGCCGACGCCGTTGGGCGCGGCAAGACCCACAACGAGGCGGTCGGCCAGGTCATCACCGACTTCGGCAACCTCGAGGAACTCGCCCCCGTGCTGGGCATCCTGCCCGACATCCGCTCCGCCCGGGCCGACGACGCCGCCGCGGCCGCCTACACCGCGACCGGGACCGCCTCTGCCGGCGCGGCCGACCCGACCGACCCGGCGGCCGCCGCGCCGCTCCCGCAGGACGACGCCCCCTCCGACTACCCCGTCGTCACCCTCCCCGAGGCCCAGGCGCTCG is part of the Actinomyces sp. oral taxon 414 genome and encodes:
- a CDS encoding mechanosensitive ion channel family protein, encoding MSALLAVLAPVVARHTAVLRLATEETPTPVPTPTSSTTPEPSDGPTTTVQQTVEAVAETTVNMITLAWRAGIGAAAGVVVAFVLIMALRFVGRRQVFCAELARFCRNALYATGALIGAYLGAQVALIDLTSTTWADIVSHTLLLSAIAAFTWLVARFLYAVASTVIKGAQAGGDAGRANRVTTQTQILRRVAVVIVTICGIVGMVMTFPAARFAMTSLLASAGLVSVVAGLAAQSTLGNVFAGLQLAATDAIRVDDVVEVKDWNGQIEEITLTYVVVRLWDERRLILPSTYFTQNPFTNWTRRSHQLTGSLTLELDWRVPVAQLRTELDRILATTKLWDGRTSALVVSATSPTSVTVRITLSAGNQSNSYALQCLVRESLIDWMQREAPYALPRARVEIEQVEVTHDPEPEQVAQMAEEIVRRREQAEAEKALAEAEEDQEDEEDQAESGEPVWSVTRLLRRARRERDRLLLRGSGSGSSSGSGSGSDSSAS
- a CDS encoding PadR family transcriptional regulator — its product is MISADAIRGYIDLIVLTLLHDRPSYAYALAKTITEISAGEYAIKQTTLYSALKRLEAAGLATSYAHTSESGKPRTYYRLTTSGSEHLTAKLAEWEDTKTLIDRFIDRFAQGEH